The following proteins are encoded in a genomic region of Dioscorea cayenensis subsp. rotundata cultivar TDr96_F1 chromosome 8, TDr96_F1_v2_PseudoChromosome.rev07_lg8_w22 25.fasta, whole genome shotgun sequence:
- the LOC120267202 gene encoding G-type lectin S-receptor-like serine/threonine-protein kinase At2g19130, whose protein sequence is MGWTHNKINPVWVANRATPVSEITKSLFHISKDGNLALLDQSKSLIWSTNTAISSNSSTVAVLLDNGSLVLRDAENSSNNSENPAPGLFSLVIQEDGQYVIQWNISKTYWFSGLWDGHATFRQVPEMIRGCSIADYCYINNTKEKYFIYILKNNSIFPFMLLMDVSGQMKAMMWMEGIQKWTYFFSVPEAQCDVTNFCGPFGSCNEQSQQHCSCVRGFSQRSPKDWASRDYSGVCVRDTPLQSCNGTS, encoded by the exons ATGGGTTGGACCCATAACAAAATCAACCCTGTCTGGGTCGCTAACAGAGCCACCCCAGTCTCAGAAATCACCAAGTCTCTGTTTCATATCTCTAAAGATGGTAACTTGGCTCTCCTAGATCAATCTAAGTCCCTCATATGGTCCACCAACACCGCCATCTCCTCTAATTCTTCCACAGTTGCTGTCCTCCTAGACAACGGGAGCCTTGTCTTGAGAGATGCTGAGAACTCTTCTAAC AACTCTGAGAACCCAGCTCCAGGGTTATTCTCCCTCGTTATACAAGAGGATGGTCAGTACGTAATCCAGTGGAACATTAGCAAGACCTACTGGTTTTCAGGGCTATGGGATGGTCATGCTACATTCAGACAAGTGCCCGAGATGATCCGAGGTTGTTCAATAGCTGACTACTGCTATATCAATAACACCAAAGAGAAATATTTCATATACATTCTCAAGAACAACAGCATCTTTCCTTTCATGCTGCTGATGGATGTCTCAGGGCAGATGAAGGCGATGATGTGGATGGAAGGCATCCAAAAATGGACATATTTCTTCTCTGTGCCAGAAGCTCAGTGTGACGTTACTAACTTCTGTGGCCCCTTCGGCAGCTGCAATGAGCAGAGCCAGCAGCACTGCAGTTGCGTCAGGGGATTCAGCCAAAGATCCCCAAAAGACTGGGCTTCGAGGGACTACAGTGGCGTCTGTGTCCGGGACACACCATTACAGTCCTGTAATGGCACTAGCTGA
- the LOC120266375 gene encoding uncharacterized protein LOC120266375 — protein sequence MGEKMMTMKKKKTTTMRGRAWRLIRIALIWARKGGAFKQSLLLSLKLAFKNITNYHQKSIHYLEREFSFDETPSFRFKLHRPHFPCIGFPDDHDQDNDDAVFFFSGHDNNVNNSISYDHHKNDDDNGIKEEEQQEDNDDDEVEQLEGINSQAEEFIAKFYQEMKLQRQVSFIQYNDMLLRSIS from the coding sequence ATGGGTGAGAAGATGATgacgatgaagaagaagaagacaacaaCAATGAGGGGACGTGCATGGAGATTAATACGTATAGCATTAATATGGGCTAGAAAAGGTGGTGCATTCAAGCAaagtcttcttctttctctcaagCTTGCTTTCAAGAACATTACTAATTATCATCAGAAGAGCATTCATTACTTGGAACGTGAGTTCTCATTTGATGAAACCCCTTCATTTCGTTTCAAGCTTCACCGGCCTCACTTTCCGTGCATTGGTTTTCCTGATGATCATGATCAAGATAATGATGATGCTGTCTTCTTCTTCAGTGGACATGATAACAATGTTAATAATTCCATTTCTTATGATCATCAtaagaatgatgatgataatggcattaaagaagaagaacaacaagaagataatgatgatgatgaagtggAACAATTAGAAGGGATTAATAGCCAGGCTGAAGAGTTCATTGCTAAGTTCTATCAAGAGATGAAGCTCCAACGCCAAGTCTCTTTCATTCAATACAATGACATGCTTCTCAGAAGCatctcttga
- the LOC120267203 gene encoding G-type lectin S-receptor-like serine/threonine-protein kinase At2g19130, whose product MSNVRLPDGRQTMQVGNDDECMQACLYTCSCTAYFYNGTGCTVWYGDLLNLQDQYEGSDGGTLYLRLAASELPNHHKNGSVSGLVAGVVAASLVCFGIIYVRPRTSPTNWAPGALVLFLKVHYRFNRYSLSRNLKDFVKVRSNSERSVLDWSTRYRIALGIARGLDRLAGEFDHVLTSMRGTIGYLAPEWITGLAITPKTDVYSFGMMLLEIISGKRNTEQLAESGESGDYYFPAVAAVNVREDTIQCLLDDRLQGNANMDELIIACRVTCWCVQGLESQRPTMGLVVRMLEGLTEPINFHVFRIKSSEDGRSIWYLGVRSGGGLHPWFLTAYSLWELCSISANKEEKKMDAGR is encoded by the exons ATGTCAAACGTGAGGTTGCCTGATGGCCGCCAGACTATGCAAGTTGGGAATGATGATGAATGTATGCAGGCTTGCTTGTACACCTGCTCTTGCACTGCCTATTTTTATAATGGCACTGGTTGCACTGTATGGTATGGTGATTTGCTTAATCTCCAAGATCAATATGAGGGATCAGATGGAGGAACTCTCTACCTCCGTCTAGCTGCTTCCGAGCTTCCAAATCATCATAAGAACGGAAGTGTTTCCGGCCTTGTTGCCGGTGTGGTAGCTGCATCTTTGGTTTGTTTCGGGATCATTT ACGTGCGACCAAGAACTTCTCCGACAAACTGGGCGCCGGGAGCTTTGGTTCTGTTTCTAAAGGTGCATTACCGATTCAATCGCTATTCTTTGTCAAGAAACTTGAAGGACTTCGTCAAGGTGAGAAGCAATTCGGAGCGGAG CGTCTTAGACTGGTCCACTCGTTATCGAATTGCACTTGGAATTGCCAGAGGATTAGA TCGCTTGGCGGGGGAGTTCGATCATGTGTTAACCAGCATGAGAGGAACTATTGGGTATCTGGCGCCGGAATGGATTACAGGATTAGCAATCACACCAAAGACTGATGTTTATAGCTTTGGTATGATGCTATTGGAAATAATATCAGGAAAGAGAAACACAGAGCAATTAGCAGAGAGTGGTGAGTCTGGTGACTATTATTTCCCTGCTGTGGCAGCAGTGAATGTGAGAGAAGATACGATTCAATGCTTGTTGGATGATAGATTGCAGGGAAACGCCAACATGGATGAACTAATCATAGCTTGTAGAGTTACTTGCTGGTGCGTTCAAGGTTTGGAAAGCCAAAGGCCAACAATGGGGTTGGTTGTTCGGATGCTTGAAGGACTTACGGAG CCAATCAACTTCCATGTCTTCCGGATCAAATCTTCTGAAGATGGTCGGTCAATTTGGTATCTTGGTGTGCGCTCTGGAGGTGGTCTGCATCCCTGGTTTCTCACCGCCTACTCTCTCTGGGAACTCTGCTCTATTTCGGCAaacaaggaggagaagaagatggacGCCGGGAGATAG
- the LOC120266376 gene encoding anaphase-promoting complex subunit 11, giving the protein MKVKILQWHAVASWTWDAQDETCGICRMAFDGCCPDCKFPGDDCPLIWGACNHSFHLHCILKWVNSQTPQPHCPMCRREWQFKG; this is encoded by the coding sequence ATGAAGGTCAAAATATTACAATGGCATGCTGTAGCATCATGGACATGGGACGCGCAAGATGAAACCTGTGGCATATGTCGAATGGCCTTTGATGGATGTTGCCCAGATTGTAAATTCCCCGGCGATGATTGCCCCCTAATCTGGGGAGCCTGCAACCATTCTTTCCATCTCCATTGCATCCTGAAATGGGTGAACTCGCAGACTCCCCAGCCACACTGCCCGATGTGTCGCAGAGAATGGCAATTCAAAGGTTAA
- the LOC120267204 gene encoding LOW QUALITY PROTEIN: 9-cis-epoxycarotenoid dioxygenase NCED3, chloroplastic-like (The sequence of the model RefSeq protein was modified relative to this genomic sequence to represent the inferred CDS: inserted 2 bases in 1 codon) codes for MIHTVVLFGEKDACYACMLTRTNKLKQEVNHGRPLFPKPVGELHGHSGIARLLFFSIRAAAGIVNISGGSGVANAGVIYLSGRLLAMSEDDIPYQVKITPDGDLETIERFSFSGQXSQMIAHPKIDPISSELFSLSYQLLNKPYLKYFYVDPISGEKLPDVAITLRQPMMIHNFAITENFIVTADQQGVFDVRRMVYGRSSVRVDSGKKSKIGVMPQYDKDEKRIRWFTIPDCFCFHYWNAWE; via the exons ATGATCCACACTGTCGTCCTCTTCGGCGAGAAAGATGCATGCTATGCATGCATGCTCACTAGAACCAACAAGCTTAAACAAGAAGTCAATCATGGCCGGCCATTGTTCCCTAAACCTGTTGGTGAGCTTCATGGCCATTCAGGTATTGCAAGGCTTCTCTTTTTCTCCATCCGCGCCGCCGCCGGCATTGTCAACATCTCCGGTGGCTCAGGCGTCGCCAACGCTGGTGTTATCTACTTATCCGGGAGGTTACTAGCCATGTCTGAAGATGACATTCCTTATCAGGTTAAGATCACTCCCGATGGTGATCTTGAGACCATCGAACGGTTCAGCTTCTCCGGCCA CTCTCAGATGATCGCCCATCCTAAGATTGACCCCATCTCTAGCGAGCTTTTCTCTCTGAGTTACCAACTTTTAAACAAACCTTACTTGAAGTACTTCTACGTAGACCCCATCTCCGGCGAGAAGTTGCCGGATGTGGCTATAACTCTCCGGCAACCGATGATGATCCATAACTTTGCTATCACTGAGAACTTCATTGTGACTGCTGATCAGCAAGGTGTGTTTGATGTGAGGAGGATGGTGTATGGGAGGTCTTCGGTGAGGGTTGACTCCGGGAAAAAGTCAAAGATTGGAGTGATGCCACAGTATGACAAAGATGAGAAGAGGATTAGGTGGTTTACAATCCcggattgtttttgttttcattattggAATGCATGGGAATAG